Proteins from a genomic interval of Arvicanthis niloticus isolate mArvNil1 chromosome 26, mArvNil1.pat.X, whole genome shotgun sequence:
- the LOC143438801 gene encoding olfactory receptor 8C8-like, translating to MSHMKEMTMENESSVSEFILMGLTDQPELQLPLFFLFLMNYTATVMGNLSLMSLIFLNSNLHTPMYFFIFNLSFIDFCYSFVFTPKMLMSFVLEKNTISFRGCMTQLFFFCFFVNSESYVLTAMAYDRYVAICQPLMYNVVMSPGICFMLMFGSYLMGFAGAMAHTGCMIRLSFCDSHIINHYMCDIFPLLQLSCSSIYVNELVSFVVVGTVITLSSLVILISYGMILFNIIHLSSGKGWSKAMGTCGSHIITVSLFYGSGLLAYVKPSSAETVGQGKFFSVFYTFLVPMLNPLIYSLRNKDVKFAVKKTMKRLMK from the coding sequence atgtcacacatgAAGGAAATGACTATGGAAAATGAATCTTCTGTGTCTGAGTTTATTCTTATGGGACTGACAGACCAACCTGAGCTCCAGCTCCCACTATTTTTTCTGTTCTTGATGAACTACACAGCCACTGTGATGGGCAACTTGAGCTTAATGAGTCTCATTTTCTTGAATTCAAACcttcacacccccatgtactttttCATCTTCAATCTGTCCTTCATTGATTTttgttattcatttgtttttacccCCAAAATGCTAATGAGTTTTGTTTTAGAGAAGAACACCATCTCCTTCAGAGGATGCATGACTCAgctgtttttcttctgcttttttgtGAACTCTGAGAGTTATGTGCTGACAGCcatggcctatgatcgctatgtggccatctgtcagCCACTTATGTACAATGTTGTTATGTCACCTGGGATATGTTTTATGCTGATGTTTGGTTCTTACTTGATGGGGTTTGCTGGGGCCATGGCTCACACAGGGTGTATGATCAGGCTCAGCTTTTGTGATTCTCACATCATTAACCACTACATGTGTgacatcttccctctcctccagctCTCCTGCAGTAGCATCTACGTGAATGAGCTTGTGAGTTTTGTTGTGGTAGGTACTGTTATCACTTTATCTAGCCTAGTTATCTTAATCTCCTATGGTATGATTCTTTTCAATATCATTCATTTGTCATCAGGTAAGGGTTGGTCCAAAGCTATGGGAACCTGTGGGTCCCACATCATAACTGTTAGCCTCTTCTATGGATCTGGGCTGCTTGCTTATGTCAAGCCATCATCTGCTGAAACTGTGGGCCAGGGAAAATTTTTCTCAGTCTTTTATACATTCTTGGTTCCCATGCTGAATCCTCTTATTTACAGCCTCAGGAACAAGGATGTCAAGTTTGCTGTAAAGAAAACCATGAAGAGACTCATGAAATGA
- the LOC143438799 gene encoding olfactory receptor 8C8-like yields MIQMAMGNDSSVTEFILTGLTDQPELQMPLFFLFLVNYITTMMGNLSLMSLICWNSNLQTPMYFFLFNLSFIDLCYSFVFTPRTLMSFVLEKNVISFTGCMTQLFFMCFFANSECYLLTAMAYDRYVAICQPLMYMVIMSPMTCSLMMFGSYLMGVVGAIVHTGCMVRLSFCGSNIINHYMCDIFPLLQLSCSSTYANELVSSIVVSTVVLASSFLILTSYALILFNITQLSSGKGLCKAMSTCSSHIMTVVLFYGFGLLTHIKTSSDESVNQGKFFSLFCTFLMPLLNPFIYSLRNKDVKLALKRTLRRFTVSDSLGRT; encoded by the coding sequence ATGATACAAATGGCTATGGGGAATGATTCTTCTGTGACTGAGTTCATTCTCACTGGACTGACAGACCAACCTGAACTCCAGATGCCCCTGTTTTTCCTGTTCCTGGTGAACTATATAACCACTATGATGGGAAACTTGAGTTTAATGAGTCTCATTTGCTGGAATTCAAACCTTCAGACACCtatgtacttttttctctttaatctgtCTTTTATTGATTTATGTTATTCCTTTGTCTTTACTCCCAGAACATTAATGAGTTTTGTCTTAGAGAAGAACGTAATTTCTTTTACAGGATGCATGACACAGCTGTTTTTCATGTGCTTTTTTGCCAATTCTGAGTGTTATTTGCTGACAGCCATGGCGTATGATCGTTATGTGGCCATCTGCCAGCCACTTATGTACATGGTCATTATGTCTCCTATGACATGTTCCCTGATGATGTTTGGTTCCTACTTGATGGGGGTTGTTGGTGCAATTGTCCATACAGGGTGTATGGTCAGGCTCAGCTTTTGTGGTTCGAATATCATCAACCACTACATGTGTGACATCTTCCCCCTTCTCCAGCTCTCCTGCAGTAGCACCTATGCCAATGAGCTTGTGAGTTCTATTGTTGTCAGCACGGTAGTCCTTGCATCTAGCTTTCTCATCTTAACCTCCTACGCTTTGATTCTTTTTAATATCACTCAATTGTCGTCAGGTAAAGGTTTGTGCAAAGCCATGAGCACCTGTAGTTCTCACATTATGACTGTTGTCCTATTTTATGGATTTGGTTTACTTACACATATTAAAACATCATCTGATGAATCCGTGAATCAGGGGaaatttttctctctattttgtacatttttgatGCCTTTGTTGAACCCCTTTATTTACAGTCTCAGGAATAAGGATGTCAAGCTTGCTCTAAAAAGAACACTGAGGAGATTCACAGTGAGTGATTCACTGGGCCGGACATAA